The candidate division TA06 bacterium B3_TA06 genome includes a region encoding these proteins:
- the hypE gene encoding hydrogenase expression/formation protein HypE: MKDNVIGLAHGSGGRKTARLIRELFLTYLGNPILERLEDSAELPSDRGRIALTTDSHVVYPLFFPGGDIGKLAVCGTLNDLAVKGARPRFMTAGFVLRAGMKIEALERIVQSMAEELNKAGVQLIAGDTKVIEKGQVDDCYITTTGYGTLEHDKTFAPERIEPGDAILVSGTIGDHEAAVLLAREDFGFEHKIESDVATIWPLVEKLIETDIDVKAMRDPTRGGLATTLNEMASAAGLGMIIKEQDVPFNPAVKGTAELLGLDPYYLASEGRLIAVVRKDDAGRALEVMRVEQLGKEAAVIGEVREKPEGLWLETLLGSERPLLTLEGEQLPRIC; this comes from the coding sequence ATGAAAGATAACGTAATAGGCTTGGCCCACGGCTCGGGCGGCAGGAAGACGGCAAGGCTCATACGCGAACTCTTCCTTACGTATCTGGGCAACCCCATTCTAGAACGGTTGGAGGACTCGGCAGAGCTGCCTTCAGACAGGGGGCGAATAGCATTAACAACCGACAGCCACGTAGTGTACCCCTTGTTCTTCCCTGGCGGGGATATCGGTAAGCTTGCCGTGTGCGGGACATTGAACGACCTCGCGGTGAAGGGAGCGCGGCCGCGCTTTATGACCGCGGGCTTCGTTCTGCGCGCAGGGATGAAGATAGAAGCGCTTGAGCGAATCGTGCAATCCATGGCCGAGGAGTTAAACAAAGCTGGAGTCCAGCTTATTGCCGGCGACACCAAGGTGATCGAGAAGGGCCAGGTTGACGACTGCTACATCACCACCACCGGATATGGAACATTGGAACATGACAAGACATTTGCGCCTGAACGAATCGAGCCGGGTGATGCTATTCTTGTTTCAGGCACCATCGGTGACCACGAGGCAGCGGTGCTTCTGGCGCGTGAGGATTTTGGGTTCGAGCACAAGATTGAATCCGACGTTGCAACCATCTGGCCTCTTGTAGAGAAATTAATCGAAACGGATATTGACGTTAAGGCGATGCGCGACCCGACAAGGGGTGGCCTGGCCACCACCCTGAACGAGATGGCGTCGGCCGCCGGATTGGGGATGATCATAAAGGAGCAAGATGTTCCTTTCAACCCGGCGGTCAAGGGCACAGCCGAGCTTTTGGGGCTTGATCCCTACTACCTGGCTTCCGAGGGGCGACTGATCGCCGTTGTCCGTAAGGATGATGCAGGACGGGCGCTTGAAGTTATGAGGGTCGAACAGTTGGGCAAGGAAGCCGCAGTGATAGGCGAGGTGCGGGAAAAGCCTGAGGGGCTGTGGCTTGAGACGCTTCTGGGCAGCGAGCGCCCGCTTCTTACCCTTGAAGGCGAGCAGCTGCCGCGTATCTGCTGA